A window of Zingiber officinale cultivar Zhangliang chromosome 5A, Zo_v1.1, whole genome shotgun sequence contains these coding sequences:
- the LOC121982640 gene encoding uncharacterized protein LOC121982640 translates to MSGASINQLVLVPSCNGFHLNLTVIKPHKEIVYVLDSLSHRICDEDWKYVMEMALRLFNSNNGRKGRKHVQWEVIKAPRQPDAKQCGYYVMRFMRQITKEIAMIEGDTLPSIFTKTEYSQEEINEVRSEIAECIQDHIYE, encoded by the exons ATGAGTGGTGCATCAATTAATCAGTTAGTTTTGGTGCCAAGTTGCAATGG tTTCCATTTGAATTTGACTGTCATTAAACCTCATAAGGAGATTGTTTATGTGTTGGATTCTTTAAGTCATCGCATTTGTGatgaagattggaaatatgttatggaaat ggcgttaagattatttaattcgaacaatggaaggaaaggaagaaagcatgtacaatgggaagtaatcaag GCTCCTAGGCAGccagatgcgaaacaatgtggttattaCGTGATGAGATTTATGAGACAAATTACTAAAGAAATTGCAATGATCGAGGGGGATACACTACCATCAATA ttcacaaaaacGGAATACTCTCAAGAAGAAATTAATGAAGTGCGCTCTGAAATAGCcgaatgcatacaagatcatatttatgaatag